The sequence TTCCACCAAGTCCACTTTTCCTATGGGAGACGGACCGAATGACTGCGGTTCCTTCCGCGCGAATATAATTAAGGAGTTGGAAGGTTCTCTGAAAAGGCTGGGCACTGATTATGTGGATATATACTTCATGCACGGGTTCGATGCAACGACTCCGGTTGAAGAAACCCTGAGAACTCTTGATGATATGATTACCGCCGGAAAAATCCGCTGCATAGGCTGCTCGAACTTCTCCGGCTGGCATCTTATGAAGTCACTCTCCGCATCGGAGAAGCACGGCTGGTCAAGGTATATATTCCATCAGGTTTACTACTCCCTCGTTGGGCGTGAATATGAATGGGAGCTCATGCCCCTCGCGCTGGATCAGAAGGTTTCTGCGATGGTGTGGAGCCCTCTGGCGGGCGGCGCACTCTCCGGCAAAATCAACAGAAAGACCCCTCCGAAGGAGGGTTCAAGGTCTGCGGCGATGGACTTTGTGATCTCCTCTGAGTCAGAGTACCTTTTTAAAGCCGTGGACGCTCTTTATGAAGTGGCTGAGGAAACAGGCAGAACTGTTCCGCAGGTGGCGCTTAACTGGGTTATAAACAGACCCTCGGTGGCGAACGTTATAATCGGAGCCCGCAATGAACAGCAGCTTCTGGACAACTTAGGAGCAGCGGGCTGGAAGCTCACCGATGAGCAGGTTGCCAAGCTGGACGCCGCCACAAATACGAAGCCCGTCTATCCTTACTGGCATCAGAACCAGTTTCCGATGCTTGTTCCTTCACCTCTGAAAAAATAATAAACAACATAGCAGGGCGGTTCCGACCGCCCTTTTGTGATCACATTGACCGTTATTTTGTATTGTATTCAGTCCGGTTCAGACTTATTATCTTTAAAACTGCATAAACAGTGTTTTACACCTTGATCAAGGGTG is a genomic window of Geovibrio thiophilus containing:
- a CDS encoding aldo/keto reductase, translating into MEYRKLAGTGLSVPVFSFGTATFGGEGDFFKAWGNTDVQGAKRLVDICLEHGINFFDTANTYSRGASERILGDAVKGRRGGLILSTKSTFPMGDGPNDCGSFRANIIKELEGSLKRLGTDYVDIYFMHGFDATTPVEETLRTLDDMITAGKIRCIGCSNFSGWHLMKSLSASEKHGWSRYIFHQVYYSLVGREYEWELMPLALDQKVSAMVWSPLAGGALSGKINRKTPPKEGSRSAAMDFVISSESEYLFKAVDALYEVAEETGRTVPQVALNWVINRPSVANVIIGARNEQQLLDNLGAAGWKLTDEQVAKLDAATNTKPVYPYWHQNQFPMLVPSPLKK